In Euphorbia lathyris chromosome 9, ddEupLath1.1, whole genome shotgun sequence, the following are encoded in one genomic region:
- the LOC136205969 gene encoding UDP-glycosyltransferase 90A1-like has protein sequence TENLRLPFPENVSGIPSCIQSKLPSMPLFPPFVLATALMQPEFEKELEKLPSVNFLVSNCILWWTAEFAAKFGIPRLVFSGMSNYATCLSKCVRENRLLLGPESNDDLITLPDFPWIKITRNDFESQFRDFEQQKETPFSDFMFNVLMSYSISYGFVSNSFFYELEPNHLNQHMQPKKTFCTGPFYLAKTPKFVENEKPSWIKWLDEKLIEGKPVLYVAFGSQADISDDQLKEIAIVLEESMVNFLWVTRKISDLELGDAFEESVKGRGIVVKEWMDQMEILMHKSVEGFLRHCGWNSTIESICAGVPILAWLMMAEQPLNSRMVMEGIKVGLRVVSVRYVSGGVGDGVTNLCLKGWIF, from the exons ACTGAAAATCTTCGGCTTCCCTTCCCTGAAAATGTATCAGGGATTCCGTCCTGCATTCAGAGCAAGCTCCCTTCCATGCCATTGTTTCCTCCGTTCGTTCTTGCTACCGCATTAATGCAACCTGAATTCGAGAAGGAACTTGAAAAGCTCCCTAGTGTCAATTTTCTGGTCTCCAACTGCATTCTCTGGTGGACTGCTGAATTCGCTGCAAAATTTGGGATACCAAGATTGGTATTTTCTGGTATGTCTAATTACGCCACTTGTTTGTCGAAATGCGTAAGAGAGAATAGGCTTTTGTTAGGGCCTGAATCAAATGATGATTTAATCACTTTGCCTGATTTTCCATGGATCAAGATTACAAGAAATGATTTTGAGTCCCAATTTAGAGACTTTGAACAACAAAAAGAGACTCCATTTTCTGATTTCATGTTCAATGTTTTGATGTCATATTCTATTAGTTATGGTTTTGTATCAAATAGCTTCTTCTATGAACTCGAACCCAACCATTTGAACCAACATATGCAACCAAAGAAGACCTTCTGTACTGGACCCTTCTACCTAGCTAAGACGCCAAAATTCGTAGAAAATGAGAAACCTAGTTGGATTAAGTGGCTAGATGAGAAACTAATTGAAGGTAAGCCAGTCCTATACGTTGCATTTGGATCTCAGGCAGACATCTCAGATGATCAGCTCAAGGAAATAGCAATCGTGTTGGAGGAATCCATGGTAAATTTTTTGTGGGTGACAAGGAAAATCAGTGATTTGGAATTAGGAGATGCTTTTGAAGAATCGGTGAAGGGAAGAGGGATTGTAGTGAAAGAATGGATGGATCAAATGGAGATATTAATGCACAAAAGTGTGGAAGGGTTCTTAAGGCATTGTGGATGGAATTCAACAATTGAAAGCATATGTGCAGGAGTTCCAATTCTAGCTTGGCTTATGATGGCTGAGCAGCCATTAAATTCAAGAATGGTAATGGAGGGGATTAAAGTAGGCTTGAGAGTAGTTTCAGTTCgt TATGTGTCTGGTGGGGTTGGAGATGGTGTAACCAATTTGTGTTTGAAGGGATGGATTTTTTAG